The following proteins are co-located in the Blastopirellula marina genome:
- a CDS encoding AAA domain-containing protein gives MARLHLRGLPPGTNRNQLFKLLIEQADVPGKEIGAIDLIRRQATVELDEDRARRAVKTLRELMPEVDAFSEPDQIEWPQLFEKFRRWMQWEANEESQRLAEGVQKEGTLKGLKLHEQWSALAGRVICKFRPKTQGTSLPPHRFRSGSPVLLKDVENNQIRGLVASVRDGSIEVVTQDFLENDDDLYSLIPSNDEVTRRRMEFAIKRAASAQGNRLAELRDVLLGEAIPTFDLSATLPQRSRELNDSQWEAVQNALRANDVAVIHGPPGTGKTVTLSHLIRALVDRGERVLACAPSNLAVDNLMLRLLAQGVKAVRLGHPARVSEQLHDATLDYLARSHTDAKLAEKLIREGQAKMRSAGRYTRAKPAPGERAALREEARSLFDDAQRLQRQTLDQILSGADVLCTTLTGIDDDLLAGRRFETVVIDEACQAVEPACWIPLSRADRVILAGDHCQLPPTILSQEAAAEGFAESMQERVVRQTPDVAKLLQRQYRMHASIMDFSSQEFYDCLLEADDAVATHDLQPLLGDGAYVDVKPWQYFDTAGADFQEEEDDATSSRVNDAEARFVAKKAQQLIEAGMEPEAISVISPYAAQVQRLRNLLPAGVEADTVDGFQGRENEAVIISLVRSNTNGEIGFLLDTRRMNVALTRARRKLIVVGDSSTIGGNLFYERFLQYTEAVDGYHTVWEEMD, from the coding sequence ATGGCACGTCTCCATTTACGGGGCCTCCCTCCGGGAACCAACCGCAACCAGTTGTTCAAGCTGCTGATTGAGCAGGCAGACGTCCCTGGCAAAGAGATCGGCGCGATCGATCTGATCCGCCGTCAAGCGACCGTAGAACTGGACGAGGATCGAGCTCGTCGCGCGGTCAAGACCTTGCGCGAATTGATGCCGGAGGTCGACGCCTTCTCCGAGCCGGACCAGATTGAGTGGCCGCAATTATTTGAAAAGTTTCGGCGCTGGATGCAGTGGGAAGCGAACGAAGAGTCGCAACGGCTTGCCGAAGGTGTCCAGAAAGAGGGAACGCTCAAAGGACTGAAGCTGCACGAACAGTGGTCGGCGCTTGCGGGACGGGTGATCTGTAAGTTTCGACCCAAGACTCAAGGGACCTCGCTGCCACCTCATCGCTTTCGCAGCGGATCGCCTGTTCTGTTAAAGGATGTCGAAAATAACCAGATTCGCGGCCTGGTCGCTTCGGTACGTGATGGTTCTATCGAAGTTGTCACGCAAGACTTCCTGGAAAACGACGACGATCTTTACTCCCTGATTCCCAGTAACGACGAAGTCACACGGCGACGGATGGAGTTCGCCATCAAGCGGGCCGCCAGTGCGCAGGGAAATCGACTGGCCGAGCTACGCGACGTATTACTTGGGGAAGCGATACCAACGTTCGATTTGTCCGCCACCTTGCCTCAGCGATCACGGGAGCTGAATGATTCGCAGTGGGAGGCCGTACAAAACGCACTTCGGGCAAACGATGTCGCCGTGATTCATGGCCCGCCGGGGACCGGAAAAACGGTGACCCTATCCCATTTGATTCGAGCGTTGGTCGATCGCGGTGAACGCGTTCTGGCGTGTGCTCCGAGCAACCTGGCCGTCGACAACTTGATGCTGCGTCTACTCGCACAAGGCGTCAAGGCGGTCCGGCTGGGACATCCAGCCCGCGTGTCGGAACAGCTCCACGATGCAACGCTCGACTATCTGGCCCGCTCGCATACCGATGCCAAATTGGCGGAGAAGCTGATTCGCGAAGGGCAAGCGAAGATGCGGAGTGCCGGTCGTTACACGCGGGCCAAGCCAGCTCCCGGTGAGCGTGCCGCGTTGCGTGAGGAAGCACGCAGTTTGTTCGATGATGCGCAGCGACTTCAGCGACAAACGCTCGACCAGATACTTTCCGGCGCGGATGTCTTATGTACGACCCTTACCGGGATCGACGACGATCTTCTCGCGGGAAGGCGGTTCGAAACCGTGGTGATTGACGAAGCTTGCCAAGCGGTCGAGCCGGCTTGTTGGATTCCCCTTTCTCGAGCCGACCGCGTGATCCTGGCCGGCGACCACTGCCAGCTTCCGCCGACGATCCTCTCTCAGGAAGCGGCCGCCGAAGGGTTTGCTGAAAGCATGCAAGAGCGGGTCGTGCGGCAGACGCCCGATGTGGCTAAGCTTCTGCAACGGCAATATCGGATGCACGCCTCGATCATGGATTTCAGCAGTCAGGAGTTTTACGACTGCCTGTTGGAGGCGGACGACGCCGTTGCCACGCACGACTTGCAACCGCTGCTGGGGGACGGAGCTTATGTCGACGTGAAGCCTTGGCAGTACTTCGACACGGCTGGCGCTGACTTTCAGGAAGAGGAAGACGACGCAACGTCGAGTCGAGTGAACGATGCCGAGGCCCGATTTGTCGCCAAAAAGGCCCAGCAGTTGATCGAAGCGGGTATGGAGCCGGAAGCAATTTCGGTGATCTCGCCGTACGCGGCGCAGGTCCAACGACTTCGGAACTTACTTCCAGCGGGGGTCGAGGCGGATACGGTCGATGGTTTTCAGGGCCGCGAGAACGAAGCCGTAATCATTTCGCTTGTCCGGTCGAATACGAACGGGGAAATCGGTTTCTTGCTCGATACGCGTCGTATGAACGTCGCGTTGACCCGAGCTCGCCGCAAACTGATTGTGGTGGGAGATAGTTCGACGATCGGTGGTAACTTGTTCTATGAGCGGTTCTTACAGTACACCGAGGCGGTCGATGGCTATCACACGGTTTGGGAAGAAATGGACTGA
- a CDS encoding Gfo/Idh/MocA family oxidoreductase, whose product MSARNRVSRRQFLKTSSVVAGLATAPLFIPATAFGANERIQTGHIGVGGMGRGNLGKFINNAVAVCDVDSKHAEQAAKMVRDKKGKCDVYGDYREVLDRKDIDAVVICTPDHWHAIPTIHACEAGKDVYCEKPLSLTINEGRKMVEAARANKRVVQTGSMQRSSNEFHRACELVRNGYIGKVHTVHVGLANANDPGKLPADSKPPEELNYDYWLGPAPERPYNEKRVHYNFRFWWDYSGGQMTNWGAHHIDIAHWGLGKDDSGPLSVHAEQVEFHPEGYHEVPEACRITYDYGEGVTMIVGQGQKDIKMGTRFIGDKGEIYVNRGVFKPSSEEIGAIQLKDSDVQLYKSRNHQKDFLECIVSREKPICDVEIGHRTATACHLGNISCRLQRKIVWDPVSEKISGDEEAAAMTHRAHRAPYVLG is encoded by the coding sequence ATGAGTGCTCGTAATCGCGTCTCGCGACGTCAGTTTCTCAAGACTTCGAGTGTGGTAGCTGGTCTGGCGACGGCTCCCCTCTTCATTCCAGCGACCGCTTTTGGTGCCAACGAACGTATTCAGACCGGGCACATTGGTGTTGGTGGCATGGGACGCGGTAACCTCGGTAAGTTCATCAACAACGCCGTGGCTGTGTGTGACGTCGATTCCAAGCATGCCGAACAAGCCGCGAAGATGGTTCGAGACAAGAAGGGCAAGTGCGATGTCTATGGTGACTACCGCGAAGTCCTTGATCGCAAAGATATCGATGCCGTCGTGATTTGTACTCCAGATCATTGGCACGCGATTCCAACCATTCATGCATGCGAAGCCGGCAAAGATGTTTACTGCGAAAAGCCACTTTCGCTGACCATCAATGAAGGTCGCAAGATGGTCGAAGCTGCCCGCGCCAACAAACGCGTTGTGCAGACGGGTTCGATGCAGCGTTCGTCCAACGAATTCCACCGAGCCTGCGAACTGGTCCGCAACGGATATATTGGTAAGGTCCACACCGTACATGTTGGACTGGCCAATGCAAATGACCCAGGTAAGCTCCCGGCCGACAGCAAGCCGCCGGAAGAATTGAACTACGATTACTGGCTCGGCCCAGCTCCTGAGCGTCCCTACAACGAAAAGCGAGTTCACTACAACTTCCGCTTCTGGTGGGATTACTCAGGCGGTCAGATGACTAACTGGGGTGCTCACCACATCGATATCGCCCACTGGGGACTTGGCAAGGACGATAGCGGCCCGTTGTCGGTTCATGCGGAACAAGTCGAGTTCCATCCGGAAGGCTATCACGAAGTGCCTGAAGCTTGTCGTATTACGTACGACTACGGTGAGGGCGTGACCATGATTGTCGGCCAAGGTCAAAAAGACATTAAAATGGGAACCCGTTTCATCGGTGACAAGGGCGAGATCTACGTCAACCGTGGCGTGTTCAAGCCGTCGTCGGAAGAGATCGGCGCGATCCAGCTGAAGGACTCCGACGTTCAGCTTTACAAGAGCCGAAATCACCAGAAGGATTTCCTCGAGTGCATCGTGTCGCGCGAAAAGCCGATCTGCGATGTCGAGATCGGTCACCGCACCGCGACCGCTTGCCATCTGGGCAACATCTCTTGTCGCTTGCAGCGTAAGATCGTTTGGGATCCGGTTTCGGAAAAGATTTCTGGTGATGAAGAAGCCGCCGCGATGACTCACCGGGCTCATCGTGCTCCGTACGTGCTTGGCTGA
- a CDS encoding SGNH/GDSL hydrolase family protein: MLRSLVCLSLVAVFTTMSFAEDAKVPESIARWKKDMDKFAAADKKNPVMPGGVVFVGSSSIRMWDLKKSFPELDAVNRGFGGSRLEDSVYYADQIILPYKPKTVVVYAGDNDIAAKYTPEQILEDFQEFEAKVHKELPETEILYIAVKPSLSRWKMIEEVRATNKLIAAECAKTDHCEFIDIDAPMLGEDGKPRKELFKNDGLHMTDEGYVIWAKELEPHLAN, encoded by the coding sequence ATGCTTCGCTCGCTCGTATGTCTCTCGCTGGTTGCTGTGTTTACAACGATGTCATTTGCCGAAGATGCCAAAGTGCCTGAAAGCATCGCTCGCTGGAAGAAAGACATGGACAAGTTCGCCGCCGCGGACAAGAAGAACCCAGTGATGCCAGGCGGCGTGGTATTCGTTGGTAGCAGCAGTATCCGGATGTGGGACTTGAAAAAGTCGTTCCCGGAGCTGGACGCGGTGAATCGTGGCTTTGGTGGTTCGCGACTTGAAGACTCAGTTTACTACGCCGATCAGATTATTCTTCCTTACAAGCCGAAGACTGTCGTCGTTTACGCTGGCGATAATGATATCGCGGCGAAGTACACCCCAGAGCAGATCCTCGAAGATTTTCAGGAGTTTGAAGCGAAGGTCCACAAGGAACTCCCAGAGACAGAGATCTTATACATCGCGGTGAAACCTAGTCTGTCTCGTTGGAAGATGATCGAGGAAGTGCGAGCGACCAATAAGCTGATCGCTGCTGAATGTGCCAAGACCGATCACTGTGAATTCATCGACATCGATGCCCCAATGCTAGGCGAAGATGGCAAGCCGCGAAAAGAACTGTTCAAGAACGATGGCCTGCATATGACCGACGAAGGTTACGTGATCTGGGCGAAAGAACTTGAGCCACATCTGGCAAACTAA
- the rpsU gene encoding 30S ribosomal protein S21 → MVKVLVRDRESIQEAVRRFGKLVMRSGLKKEMRRRKYYEKPSDLKRRARLRAERRSLKEKLLVQD, encoded by the coding sequence ATGGTTAAGGTACTCGTTCGCGACAGGGAATCGATTCAAGAAGCAGTTCGTCGGTTTGGTAAGTTGGTCATGCGTAGCGGTCTCAAGAAAGAGATGCGTCGTCGCAAGTATTACGAAAAGCCGAGCGACTTGAAGCGCCGAGCCCGTCTGCGTGCGGAACGCCGCTCCTTGAAAGAAAAGCTGTTGGTTCAAGACTAG
- a CDS encoding deoxyribodipyrimidine photolyase has protein sequence MSAELWQLRIREINQAEVCDDGKYILYWMIANRRTDWNFSLQRAAWWAERLKRPLVIFEALRVGYEWASDRLHTFVLQGMRDNRAAMSDAPVIYYPYVEPKKDAAKGLLKSLADDACVVVTDDFPCFFLPRMVEAVGKKLKVKLEAIDGNGLLPMRAADRDFPRAHSFRRFLQKELPKHLENAPKANPLSGKSFPAADNKLIADIQKKWPAIDTDTLEDPSKFIAELPIDHEVPAVETMGGAKAARKQMKWFLQEGLKRYAEQRNDVESECVSQLSPYLHFGHLSVHEVFHELTQQEKWEPSQLSEKVTGSRDGWWNMSDGAESFLDEIITWRELGYNMCHLRGDYDQYRSLPDWARQTLEEHKEDEREHVYTLEEFEHAKTHDPLWNAAQRQLVRDGRIHNYLRMLWGKKILHWTNTPQYAAKVMIHLNNKYALDGRNPNSYSGIFWCLGRYDRAWGPEREIFGKIRYMTSDSAMRKLSLKGYIKEYAEGQLFD, from the coding sequence ATGTCGGCCGAGTTGTGGCAACTTCGCATCCGCGAGATCAATCAAGCCGAAGTCTGTGACGACGGCAAGTACATCTTGTATTGGATGATCGCCAATCGGCGTACCGACTGGAATTTTTCGCTTCAAAGGGCCGCGTGGTGGGCGGAGAGGTTGAAGCGACCGTTGGTGATTTTCGAGGCGCTGCGTGTCGGTTACGAGTGGGCCAGCGATCGTTTGCATACCTTTGTGTTGCAAGGGATGCGTGACAACCGAGCTGCGATGTCCGATGCCCCCGTCATCTACTATCCCTATGTCGAGCCGAAGAAAGATGCAGCGAAAGGCCTGTTGAAATCACTCGCTGATGACGCTTGCGTTGTGGTGACCGACGACTTCCCTTGCTTCTTCCTGCCGAGGATGGTCGAAGCAGTTGGTAAGAAGCTAAAGGTCAAACTCGAAGCGATCGACGGCAATGGCCTCTTACCGATGCGGGCAGCCGATCGCGACTTTCCTCGGGCACATAGCTTTCGACGCTTCCTGCAAAAAGAACTCCCTAAACATTTGGAGAATGCCCCAAAGGCAAATCCACTCTCAGGCAAGTCGTTCCCGGCCGCCGACAACAAACTGATTGCGGACATTCAGAAGAAATGGCCTGCCATCGACACTGATACATTAGAAGATCCGAGCAAATTCATCGCCGAATTGCCAATCGATCACGAGGTACCTGCCGTAGAAACCATGGGTGGTGCGAAGGCTGCGCGAAAGCAAATGAAGTGGTTCCTGCAAGAAGGGCTCAAGCGATACGCAGAGCAGCGCAACGACGTCGAAAGCGAATGCGTCAGCCAGTTGTCGCCCTATCTTCATTTCGGTCATCTTTCGGTTCACGAAGTCTTCCACGAGTTAACCCAACAAGAAAAATGGGAGCCTTCACAGCTGAGTGAAAAAGTGACCGGCTCTCGCGATGGCTGGTGGAACATGAGCGACGGAGCCGAATCGTTCCTCGACGAGATCATCACCTGGCGAGAACTGGGTTACAACATGTGCCACCTGCGTGGTGACTACGACCAATACCGCTCGCTGCCGGATTGGGCACGGCAAACCTTGGAAGAGCATAAAGAAGACGAGCGTGAGCATGTATACACGCTCGAGGAGTTCGAGCACGCGAAGACACACGACCCTCTCTGGAATGCTGCACAAAGGCAATTAGTGCGAGATGGACGCATTCACAATTATTTGCGGATGCTATGGGGCAAAAAGATCCTACACTGGACCAACACGCCGCAATACGCCGCGAAGGTGATGATCCACTTGAACAATAAGTACGCCCTCGACGGCCGCAATCCCAACAGTTACAGCGGCATTTTTTGGTGTCTTGGTCGTTACGATCGAGCCTGGGGCCCGGAACGGGAGATCTTCGGTAAGATCCGCTACATGACCAGCGACAGTGCGATGCGAAAACTAAGCTTGAAGGGATACATCAAAGAGTATGCCGAGGGCCAACTATTCGACTAA
- a CDS encoding TIGR01777 family oxidoreductase: MFTFRSKIPVTVDQAFRWHERPGALDRLIPPWENVRILKRANSIEPGSRVVMRMRLGGIPINWVAEHTELHHNDYFRDRQVSGPFARWEHTHRFSPVDGDHCVLEDEVDYRIPGGSLGERFGKSQVEQMLLQMFRYRHDTTTFDLMAHAKYQEHPTMKIAITGASGLVGSQLAPFLSTGGHEVVKVSRSDGPNTIRWDIKNHEIDVAALEGIDAVIHLAGESIVGRWTDSKKQAIRQSRIEGTKLLSETLAKLQNPPKALVCASAMGFYGDRGDEILTENSPAGEGFLPDVCQEWEAAANPARDAGIRVAHARLGMVLSPKGGALAQMLTPFKFAVGGRVGSGKQYWSWISLDDVIGGLHHILMNDSIHGPVNLSSPKPVTNCEFTQILGKVLSRPTPFPVPEFALHLLLGEMADDLLLASCRMEPTVLETSDYHFRDPQLERCLRRILGRL; the protein is encoded by the coding sequence ATGTTTACATTTCGCAGCAAAATTCCGGTGACCGTCGATCAGGCTTTTCGCTGGCACGAGCGTCCAGGGGCGCTTGATAGGCTCATTCCGCCTTGGGAGAACGTGCGAATCCTCAAGCGTGCCAATTCCATTGAACCTGGTAGTCGTGTTGTTATGCGAATGCGATTGGGCGGCATTCCGATCAACTGGGTCGCCGAACACACCGAACTACACCACAACGATTATTTCCGCGATCGCCAGGTTTCCGGCCCATTCGCTCGCTGGGAACATACGCACCGCTTCTCACCGGTCGACGGCGATCATTGCGTGTTGGAAGACGAAGTCGACTACCGAATTCCCGGGGGATCACTAGGCGAGCGTTTCGGGAAATCGCAAGTGGAACAGATGTTGCTGCAAATGTTTCGCTATCGCCACGACACAACCACCTTCGATTTGATGGCGCACGCAAAGTACCAGGAACATCCCACCATGAAGATTGCCATCACCGGTGCGTCCGGGCTGGTCGGTTCCCAACTCGCTCCGTTTCTTTCCACTGGCGGCCATGAAGTGGTCAAGGTTTCGCGAAGCGACGGCCCGAACACCATTCGCTGGGACATCAAAAATCATGAAATCGACGTCGCTGCTCTGGAAGGGATCGATGCGGTCATCCATTTGGCAGGCGAAAGCATCGTGGGGCGATGGACGGACAGCAAGAAACAAGCGATCCGCCAATCTCGCATAGAAGGAACAAAACTACTGAGTGAGACGCTGGCGAAACTTCAAAACCCGCCCAAGGCGTTGGTCTGTGCTTCCGCGATGGGGTTCTACGGCGACCGTGGCGATGAGATCCTCACAGAGAATTCGCCGGCAGGGGAGGGCTTTCTCCCGGATGTTTGTCAAGAGTGGGAAGCGGCGGCCAATCCAGCCCGCGACGCGGGTATTCGTGTCGCTCACGCACGGCTGGGCATGGTGCTCAGCCCGAAGGGTGGAGCCCTCGCGCAGATGCTGACCCCGTTCAAGTTTGCTGTCGGCGGCCGTGTTGGTAGCGGCAAACAGTATTGGAGTTGGATTTCGCTCGACGACGTGATTGGCGGATTGCATCACATTTTAATGAACGATTCAATCCACGGCCCAGTGAATCTCAGTTCTCCCAAACCAGTCACCAATTGCGAGTTCACCCAGATCCTAGGCAAAGTGCTATCGCGTCCTACGCCATTCCCCGTTCCAGAATTCGCTCTTCATTTGCTGCTCGGAGAAATGGCAGACGATCTCCTCCTTGCCAGTTGCCGCATGGAACCGACAGTCCTCGAAACAAGCGACTACCACTTCCGCGATCCCCAGCTAGAACGTTGCTTGCGACGAATCCTCGGTAGGCTGTAG
- a CDS encoding isocitrate/isopropylmalate dehydrogenase family protein yields MTHQVCLLSGDGIGPEITNAVREIIAAAGVGIEWIPCAAGLSSYEKHGDPLPQETLDNIRQTKLALKGPLATASGTGFRSVNVSLRKELQLYANYRPAKTLKGVPAPFEDVDLIVVRENTEGLYSGLEHTVVPGVVESLRVVTETGSRRIAKFAFETARSLGRKKVTCIHKANILKLSDGLFLKTCGEVAQDYPDVEYDECIVDAAAMKMVMNPHQFDVLVMENLFGDILSDLASGLVGGLGVTPSGNLGEDAAVFEAVHGTAPDIAGKNLANPTALLLSGTMMLKHMGETEAAKKIEASLFSVLEEGKTLTGDMKGTASTTEFADAIIAKLDSVSV; encoded by the coding sequence ATGACACATCAGGTTTGCCTGCTTTCCGGAGATGGCATCGGACCAGAAATAACCAACGCCGTACGCGAGATCATCGCGGCAGCGGGCGTCGGTATCGAATGGATTCCCTGCGCTGCCGGGCTGAGCTCTTACGAGAAGCACGGCGATCCGCTTCCTCAGGAAACACTCGACAACATTCGTCAAACCAAATTGGCCCTCAAAGGCCCCTTGGCGACCGCCAGTGGAACGGGTTTCCGTAGCGTAAATGTATCGCTGCGAAAAGAACTGCAACTGTACGCGAACTACCGCCCTGCTAAGACGCTGAAAGGGGTGCCCGCTCCATTCGAGGACGTCGACTTGATTGTCGTTCGCGAGAACACCGAAGGCCTCTACAGTGGTCTGGAACATACCGTCGTTCCAGGCGTAGTCGAGAGTTTACGGGTCGTCACTGAAACGGGTTCGCGGCGAATCGCCAAGTTTGCCTTTGAGACCGCACGTAGCCTGGGCCGTAAGAAAGTGACCTGTATCCATAAGGCCAATATTCTGAAGCTGAGCGATGGGCTCTTTCTGAAGACTTGCGGCGAAGTCGCCCAGGATTACCCCGATGTCGAGTACGACGAGTGCATTGTGGATGCGGCCGCGATGAAGATGGTGATGAACCCACATCAATTCGACGTGCTGGTCATGGAAAACCTGTTCGGTGACATCCTCTCGGACTTGGCCAGCGGTTTAGTTGGCGGACTGGGAGTTACGCCGAGCGGTAACCTAGGAGAAGACGCCGCCGTGTTCGAGGCCGTTCATGGCACGGCTCCTGACATTGCAGGCAAAAACCTTGCGAATCCAACCGCGCTGCTGCTAAGCGGCACGATGATGCTGAAACACATGGGCGAGACTGAGGCCGCCAAGAAGATCGAGGCATCGCTATTCAGCGTGCTTGAGGAAGGAAAGACTCTGACCGGCGACATGAAGGGTACCGCCTCGACGACGGAATTCGCCGATGCCATCATCGCCAAGCTTGATAGCGTCTCGGTCTGA
- a CDS encoding SixA phosphatase family protein, whose protein sequence is MKRMILMRHAKSSWEDDVADFDRPLNRRGLRDAPRIAAAIASLGWNPDIVVHSAALRTTQTWELMASTFSDVRQVVSSKSLYHGSPADIQAAIENLPEDCQTSLIIGHNPGWELAVSQLSNQNLRMTTANAALFQNETSDWRNLLHANQSWQFVTILRPKELAE, encoded by the coding sequence ATGAAACGAATGATCCTGATGCGGCACGCCAAGAGTTCTTGGGAAGATGATGTAGCCGATTTTGATCGCCCCTTAAATCGCCGAGGGTTGCGCGACGCCCCACGCATTGCTGCGGCCATCGCCAGTCTAGGTTGGAACCCCGATATTGTGGTTCACTCGGCGGCCCTGAGAACCACCCAAACCTGGGAGTTGATGGCAAGCACCTTCTCCGATGTTCGCCAGGTGGTTTCCTCGAAATCTCTTTATCATGGATCGCCCGCCGACATCCAGGCTGCGATCGAAAACTTGCCGGAAGATTGCCAGACTTCCTTGATCATCGGTCACAATCCTGGTTGGGAATTAGCGGTTAGTCAATTGTCGAATCAAAACTTACGCATGACAACCGCCAACGCCGCGTTATTCCAAAACGAAACTTCGGATTGGCGCAACTTGCTGCACGCCAATCAGTCGTGGCAGTTCGTCACCATCCTACGCCCCAAAGAACTCGCCGAGTGA
- a CDS encoding Ppx/GppA phosphatase family protein codes for MSQHPSEATTESLGTPQESGDEQARVAAIDIGSNSMRLVVAQILPGFDYRVLDEERESTRLAHSLAVNGKLDEGAIELSLAALRRFKKIAEGFGVYDIRTIATCAVREASNGEEFCRRAQEEEGIQIEVISSEMEGQLAFKSVAQAFDIRDMNVAIADIGGGSTEVVYACGGHVEEIFPTHLGCVRVTEEFGINDELFTTPDSLKRLITGIDKELKPLVKKRPFVPQVLFGTGGTFTTLASMLMMQRGEVGQVEWGYRVHRADVSHMLDQLSKMTLKQRKSLPGLSADRADIIVAGIAIIDRLMHRMDVNMLRIHDRGIRDGLMLSMIEDLQPGLGTEKAAAEELRRLEAMEAFSRSCGVDMIHTRHVANLAVKLFQQLAPIFDLKESDDETIFASAMLQDVGYLINYEKHHKHSYSLILNSQLPGFSRHALEIVANVARYHRGANPKKKHGNFTRLSDNDQLRVKQLAAILRIAGALDRSHRQQVSKVEVVAHPDHIFVTVEATGDPEVDLWAARSRTELFGKAFDTDIRFGLRRPAASSVSSELS; via the coding sequence ATGAGTCAGCACCCTTCTGAAGCAACGACCGAATCTTTGGGAACCCCGCAAGAAAGCGGTGACGAGCAAGCTCGCGTTGCTGCGATTGATATCGGATCAAACAGCATGCGGTTAGTCGTCGCGCAGATTTTGCCCGGCTTCGACTACCGAGTGTTGGACGAAGAACGTGAGTCGACCCGCCTTGCTCACAGCTTGGCAGTTAATGGAAAACTTGATGAAGGGGCGATCGAACTTTCGCTCGCGGCTCTGAGGCGTTTCAAAAAAATTGCCGAAGGATTTGGTGTTTACGACATTCGTACGATTGCCACGTGTGCGGTGCGGGAAGCGAGCAACGGGGAAGAGTTTTGCCGTCGTGCCCAGGAGGAAGAGGGCATCCAGATCGAAGTCATTTCTTCGGAGATGGAAGGCCAACTGGCGTTCAAGAGCGTTGCCCAAGCGTTTGACATTCGTGATATGAACGTCGCGATCGCCGACATCGGCGGCGGGAGCACGGAAGTCGTGTATGCTTGCGGCGGTCACGTCGAAGAGATCTTTCCGACCCATCTGGGTTGTGTGCGAGTGACTGAAGAGTTCGGTATTAATGACGAGCTTTTCACTACGCCCGACAGCTTGAAGCGGCTGATTACCGGAATCGATAAGGAACTAAAACCGCTGGTGAAGAAGCGACCGTTCGTGCCGCAGGTATTGTTCGGTACCGGCGGGACCTTCACCACGTTGGCCAGCATGTTGATGATGCAGCGTGGGGAAGTCGGCCAAGTAGAATGGGGTTATCGTGTCCATCGAGCGGACGTGAGTCACATGCTCGATCAACTCAGCAAAATGACACTTAAGCAGCGTAAGTCCCTGCCTGGGCTAAGTGCTGATCGAGCCGATATTATTGTGGCCGGTATCGCGATTATCGATCGCTTAATGCATCGAATGGACGTCAACATGTTGCGGATTCACGATCGAGGTATCCGCGACGGTTTGATGCTCTCGATGATCGAGGATCTTCAGCCGGGATTGGGAACGGAAAAAGCAGCCGCTGAGGAACTGCGTCGACTCGAGGCGATGGAAGCATTCTCGCGTAGCTGCGGCGTCGACATGATCCATACCCGGCATGTGGCGAACCTGGCAGTGAAGTTGTTTCAGCAACTTGCCCCTATTTTTGATCTCAAAGAATCGGACGACGAGACGATCTTTGCCTCGGCTATGTTGCAGGACGTCGGATACCTGATCAACTACGAAAAGCACCATAAGCACAGCTATAGCTTAATCTTGAATAGCCAACTCCCCGGTTTTTCGCGGCATGCGTTGGAAATTGTGGCCAACGTCGCTCGGTACCATCGTGGAGCAAATCCGAAAAAGAAGCATGGAAACTTCACCCGTTTGAGCGACAATGATCAGTTACGAGTGAAGCAATTGGCCGCCATCCTGCGAATTGCCGGGGCGCTCGATCGGAGCCATCGGCAGCAGGTTTCCAAGGTGGAGGTAGTTGCTCACCCAGATCATATCTTTGTGACGGTCGAGGCCACCGGCGATCCAGAAGTCGATTTGTGGGCGGCCCGATCGCGAACCGAGCTATTCGGCAAGGCATTCGATACGGATATCCGTTTCGGACTTCGCCGCCCAGCAGCGAGTAGCGTATCCAGCGAACTGAGTTGA